GGTCCTGGTTTTCGGCGGTAACTTGCTCCATAATCGCTCAGCGCATTATAGCGCCGACGATTACGGACCAGAGGCGCAACGATTTTTTCGGCGTGCCGAACAGATCAAGATGCGGGATATTTATTCGGCGGCCCGGGTGTCCGAACTGCGCAACGACTATTCTGCGAGTTATCTGGGGTGCGATTGTTCCCTGGTGTTATTGCCAGAGGATTTAAAAGAGCTGGCCTGCAGCGATCGGCAGAATCCTATTGTTCCCGACACCGGCCGTGTCGGTGTTTTTTTCGGGCGCAATAAATGCCATCCCGGAATCATGGCACGTTTTGCGCGCGATCTGTGTCGCAGGTTGGGTAAGCGCGGACAATGGTTGCCGTGGGGCCTGACCAAGGGTTTCGGGCGCATGCGCGACAAGGTTCGTTTCCGGTTTCCCGGTTTGGAGATTGTGAACCATCCGACGCCGCCGACTCCCGGCGATCTGTACCGGATGCTTGGCAGTTATGAACTGGTGATCTCCGATACCTATCATGTATGTGTGAATGCCTGGCGTCTGGGGGTTCCCGCGGTGTGCATCGGTCAGGCGGTAGTTTCGGAACAGGACAATATCAACAGCGGCCACGTGTTCGCCTGGAGGGATAAACGGCAGGTATTCTACGGCATGTACGATGCTCTGGACTATTACGTGTACGCGGAAGAGATCGGGGATCGCCGCTTGCGTGGCCGAAGGCTCGATCAATTAACCGAATTGCTGCAAACGCCCGTATCCACGCAGGCCGTGCATGCACGCCTGTTGTCAAGTGCCCGCGCCATGGAACAATCGGCGATTCGGGCGATTTTGCCTTCACTTCGCTGACTCTTCGATAATTCAGATTGTTCAACCGGCAAGGGATACTTGCAATGCAATGGTCTATTATCATTCCCACCTACAATTACGGTCGTTATATCGAGCGATGTCTGCTTTCCATTCTCGATCAGTCCGGCGAGGATTACGAAATCGTGGTTGTCGACGACGGTTCCACGGACGATACCCGCGACGTTATCAAGACCTTTATGCAAAAACACAAGCTACCCGTCGGTCGCCTGCGCCTTTTGCATCAATCCAATCAAGGCCCCGCGGCTGCGCGAAATCATGGTATTGCCAAGGCCAGGGGGGATTTCATCTGGTTCCTTGATTCCGATGACCGCCTGGCCCCCAATGCCCTTGAGCATCTGCGTCTGGCTGTGGCTCAGCATCCTGACGGCGAGATGTTTTTCGGCGGTTACCGCTCGGTCGCGCAGTCCGGGGTGTCAACGGATAAACTTCCGGGAAATTTGAGTTCCGACCGGACGGAAAATTTTCGGCGGTTTCTGCGGAAAGATCTCAAAAGTCTCACCACCGGAGCCGTGGTCATTCGCAAGGCGGCTCTGGGGGAGCTTCGGTTTCCCGAAGGTATTCATGTCAACGAGGATGTGGTCTTTTTCGGACAGATGATCGCTCGTTGCGATACGTTGGCGATTCCCCAGGTGCTGGTCGAAAAGATACGTCATCCCGCCAGCTTGCGGGGAAATCTCGATCGTATCGAGGAAACCGGTCTACGTTCCGTCGATGCGCTGTTTGATCCCGCCCGGCTGACCCCCGAGCAAATGAAGCTGCGCTCCATGTATCGAGCCAACCGCTGCTTACGCCTGTTTCGTGCACACTACCTGGCTGGCAATCATGCCCGGGCCCGAGCCTATTATGCGCAGGCACTGCAAACCTCCCCCCGCTGTTTGTTCAAGGGCTCGTATCTGTTGAAGTTTTTGCTGTGCCTGGGCAAATAAAAGACACCATAACGATAAAATCACGGTTGTCAGAACGATTTTTTGCCCCTATGATAGCTTGTTTTTCCCGTACTGTTCGTGATGCGTTCATTTGCGGATGCTTTTTATTCGATCTTCAGTTGCGCTTGAACCCCGTTGTCGGATAAAAGCTGGTGGCGTGTGGCGCCTGATTTAGCACGGGGTGAGTGGTATTCGCTGACCTTATGGCGGCAAGCTGCGATCGATACCTCAAGTACATGAGCGGGATGCAAAGGTTGAGAGGAAAATCAGGTTCGATGTTATGTGCCAAAACACCACCAACAACTGTCTGGCTTTATCGATCCAGCCGTTCGGTCGCTGCCGATACCTGCGAGGTGGTATCTGTTGTTTCCCCGAGGGGACACCTGTTCCACCGAGTCGCGCGTCGCACACAGCGGTTTCTGCGACACCTTGAAAACTGCGGGTGTCCGGCCTGGGGTGTCGTGGGTGTCGGGGTGCAGAGTGCCGGGTGGTTATCCGAGCGCATTGTTTTTCAGACACGGTCTGTCGGCAAGGCACTCCCCCTGGAGGCCTATTGGAATGGTGCATACGGTGATTTGACTGCTGCCGATAAGCGCCGGTTTGTTCGGGTTCTGGGGCGCTTTCTGCATCGTCTGCACGATGCCGGCATTGCTTTTGATCACCGTCTCTGGGGTGAGTTGCTGGTTGATGCGCAAAGATCGGAGATCTCCTTTGGGCTTTATGGTCATCCGCCGGGCCGTTGGGGAAAAGCGTTATCCGATAGACAACGTATGGTTTCCCTGGCCTCTTTGTATGCTTCGGTTTTTGGTCGTGCCAGCCGATCCGAGAGGTGGCGACTCATTACGGCTTATCTCGGTCCTCAAGTCAGCCGGGCGCTGCGACGCAGATGGTTAAAAGGGCTGCAGGCCCGCTGTCTCAGGCAGGCCAGGCGTTTATGGTCCCGGCAGGCTCGGCGCTGTTTTGGCATCAATGACGATTTTGTCAGAGAAAACCGTCAGGGCTACGATGTTTATCGCCAGCGCGGCGCCGAAGCTGAGGCCGCTTTACGCGCTTTGCTGCCGGATCCCGATCAGGCTTTCGAAAATGCCGTGATCTATAAACCGGGCAGTCGTACGCATGCCGGGCATGTTGTGCTGGGTGGGCGTTCTTATTTTTTAAAACGCTACAATCGTCGCGGTCTGTTTTACAGTTTGGTCCGTTTCGGTCGTTTTTCCCGCGCCCGCCGCACCTGGCTGGTTACCTGGAAGGGAATCTTCCGGCATCTGCCTATGCCCCGGCCATTGCTTTGTCTGGAAGAGAAGTCCTTTGGCGTGGTTCGACGATCCTGGATCCTGATGGATTTTTTTGAAGGGCATCAACGACTGTGGCATCTTCAAAACATCCCGGAAGCCAGGCTTGGCCACCATCTGTACCGGCTCGGTCAAATGGTCGGTAACATGCATGCATCGGGGTTTTCCCATGGGGATTTAAAATGGGATAACATTCTGATTAACCCGCAACAGCCGGCTCAGGTATCGTTGGTCGATTTTGACGGCAGTCGGGTTAACCGTTGGGTTCGTTCCCGGCGGGTGCTGAAGGATTTGCGTCGTTTTTCCCGTGATTTCAAACGCTCCCGGTTGCCGGATGGTTTTCTGGATATTTTTATGCGTGGCTGGCATCGGCAGAGGTACTGGTGATGGGTATACAGCCAACACGAAGGGAAACGCCAGCAGGGGTTGAATTCGAGCGCAGAGGGGTTTATCGCTGCTATTTTGCAAGGGGAACATTTCTTGGAGAGATAAAGGAGGCGCTGCTTCCCGATCCGGAGCGCCTGTTCCGTCTTGGCGAGAAGGTTTCTTCGGGGCGTTCCGGCAATCCCCGCGATCAGGTCAAAGTTGTTGTCGGGAGTAAACCGTATTTTGTAAAGCGTTACAATTGCCAGGGTACTTACTACCGCATCAAGAATATATTCAGGGCTTCCAGGGCTCTACGCTCGATTCGCGCCGGACAGCTTTTGCTGTCTATCGGAATTCCGACGCCGGCGCCGCTGGTGGGTTTGGAAGAACGCCACCTGGGGTTGTTGGGTCGAAGCTATCTGGTCTGCCCGTTTCTGGAAGGGTGTCGTTCGCTGCGCGATCTTTGGCCGGAACTGGATGATTCCAGGCGGCAGTATTTTTTAAGGGTGTTGGGCGGCATGATGGGACGGATGCACCGGGCTCATGTCATTCATGGAGATAGTAACTGGCGCAATATCCTCATCGGGAATGAACATACGTCCCACCCCCAGATCTGGCTTGTCGACCTGGACGGCGTGCGCCGTTATCGACGGCTTCCCGCAGAGCGGGCAGAGCGAGATATCGGGCATTTTCTGCGTGACTTGTCTCGTATTGGTGCGGACCGGGAGACCGTGCAACTGTTTCGCCGCCACTGGCAGCATGCACTGAACAATTTATAAGGGGTACTTTAATGACGACAGTCGCTATACAAACATATTTTCAGGAATTGCGGGATGTGGTTGATCGGGTTGGCCGTGAAAAGGTCGACCAGATTCGGCAGAGCGTTCAACTTTTGACGGCGTGCCTGCGTTGCGGCGGTAAGGTTCTGATCATGGGCAACGGCGGTTCCGCGGCGGATGCACAGCATTTTGCCGCGGAGCTTGTGGGTCGGTTTCTTATGGAACGCAAGGCTTTGCCCTCCATCGCTTTGACCACCGATACGTCCATTTTGACGGCGGTGGGCAACGATTACGGGTTTGATGAGATTTTTAAACGCCAGATCGAAGCTCTTGCCGATCCTCGGGACGTGGTTATCGGTCTCAGTACCAGCGGGATGTCGAACAATGTATTTCATGCTCTGACGGCGGCTAATCAGGTTGGCTGCAAAACCATCGGTCTGCTTGGGCGCGAAGGCGGCAGCATTGCATCCATCGTCGATGTCAACCTGACGGTACCGGAGCATCATACCCCTTATATTCAGACAGCGCATGGGGCGGTATTGCACCTGTTTTGCGATCTGCTGGAAAAGGAATTGTTTACCCCGTCCGGGCAAACGGAGTAATATGTAAAGTTGTTACAGATACGCAAGGCCTGGTTTTGCAGCACTGCGATCCACGGCCGAAACGTTTTGTGAAATAGCCGGCTATTGCAGGGCAATGAATCGGCCCTTGATTTGTCCAAAGGGTAACGGAAACGCATTTTCCCGCAGTGTTGCGACAGCGTCTACGGCTCATGTCCGCCATCCTATAAGATTGAGATATCATGGAAAAAATTTCTTTTGTCATACCTATTTACAACGAGGAAGGCAACATCGAGGAGCTGTTCAAAGAGCTGACCTGTGTGGCCGACATGCTCAAACATCCTTACGAGATATTGCTGGTGGACGATTGCAGCAGCGATGGCAGCCTGGGTATCATCAAGGTTCTGGCGGCTCGCCATAAGCAGGTTCGTTATCTTTCGTTCGAAAACAATTGTGGCCAGTCGGCGGCGCTATATGCGGGGTTTCAACATGCCGACGGAGATATCATCATTACGATGGATGCGGATCTTCAGAACGACCCGGCCGATATACCGACCCTTTTGCAGCATTTCGGCGAATACGATATGATCAACGGCTGGCGTGCCGACCGGCAGGACACCTTGTCCAAAAAAATTGGCAGCCGCATCGGCAATTTTGTGCGCAATCGTTTGACTTGGGAGACTATTCACGATACCGGTTGCTCCCTTAAAGTCATGCGTGCTTCCATGCTTAAAGAAATTCGCATTTTCCGTGGTCTGCACCGTTTTTTACCGACGCTTATGCGCCTGGAAGGTGCCAGGGTTCTGGAGGTTCCGGTGCATCATCGGGCAAGGGTGCACGGTGTTTCCAAGTACAATAATCTGCAGCGCGGCATCGAAGGGCTGTACGATGTCATTGCCGTGCGTTGGATGATCAAGCGCCATCTCAAGGTAAGGATCAAGGAATTCAATGATTAAAACTGAAACGGCTATCCTGGTTTTGGGCCTGGCAGGACAAGCCCTGTTTTCCATGCGGTTTATTATTCAATGGGTTTATTCGGAAAAACGTCGTCAGAGCGTGATTCCGACAGCGTTCTGGTATTTTAGCCTGGGTGGCAGTCTTCTGCTGTTGATTTATGCTCTTTTGCGGCGCGACCTGGTATTCACCCTTGGACAGTCGACAGGGTTTCTCATTTATGGTCGTAATCTTTATTTTATTCACAAGCAACGCAAGCAAAATGCCATGGCCTGACTGCTGATTATGGCTTCACTTCTTTTTCCCTTCCTTTTCCGGTATGCCCGGTCTTTTGGCTTCTATGATGAATTTTACTGATCCGCCCGGTGGCTTTTTGCAACCCGAGCCTGATTGTGACAAGTTGTTTCGGCTCTTTTTCTGGTTGGTTTTTGTTGGCTCTCTGCTGGTTTACGGGTGGGGGATCTGGTCCGTACCGCTGCTGACCCACAATGAGGCCAGGCGATTGGTGGTATTACGGGAGCTCCTGGCCAGTGGCGATTGGTTGATACCGACCAAAAATGGTCAGGTATATCTGCAAAAGCCGCCTTTGTTTACCTGGTTCGGTGCGGTTTTTGCCTTGCTTAGCGCTAGTACTGCCGAATGGGTTTTGCGGCTGCCCTCGGCGTTGAGTGGGTTCGGAGCTACCTGGCTTTTGTTTTATCGGCTGAAGCGCTATATTGGTCAATGGCCTGCGCTGTTTGGGGCCGCGGTTTTGGTGACCTCGTATTTTTTTTCCACCAAGGCCCGTCTTGCCGAGATTAATATGCTGTTGACGGTGTGCGTGTTCGCGGCGATTGTGTGCCTTTACGAATACATCTGCGGTGGTGCCCGCAGATATCTGTCTCTGGTTTATGGCGCATTGGGGTTGGCTTTTTTGACCAAGGGCCCCGTGGCGCTATTGTTTTTTATTCCACCCGTGCTTATTTTTGGGCTGTTGGAAAAAGATCGCCGGACACTCAAGGCTCTCGTTTATTGGCCTGGATGGCTGGTATTCGGTCTCATAGCTTTTCCCTGGTATCTGTATGTCAATCTGTATCTCGAAGGTACGCCCATGCTTTCGGTGATACGCAGTGAAGTTTCCGCCAAGGTCGTGGAGGTAGCGCATCAAGCTGAGCCGGCATACTATTATATTCGCCATCTGCTGGGATCCTTTGCCCCATGGGTTCTACTGATTTTTTATCGTCCCATGCACGTTTTTCGGCGTATAGTTGCTTCAAAATCCGGACGTTTTTTCGGTCTGGCGGCGTTGGTACCGCTTTTGCTTTTTTCATTGTTCGACTATAAGCGGGACAAATACATCCTGCCTATCTATCCGGCTATGGCCGTATGTCTTGGCATGGTGGCGGAGCACTGGCGCATGGCGATGGCGCAGCGTGGGCGAGCCTGGGTAGGTCGTGTAATGGTCGGGGGAACCGCCGTATTGATGCTGGTTTTGATTGGCTATTTTGGTTATGTTGAGCCGCGGGCCGTTGCTTATCGTTTTGAATCGCTAAAACCTTTAGCCTCCAGGATCGACTCATTACGAGGCGATGTGCCGGTTTATTATCTGGGCGAAGAACCGATTCAGCTGATTTATTATTACGGGCGGCCTCTTCCGGAAATCACGGCCGATAAAGTTGCCCTGTGGCAGGAGCAACAGCGTCCCTTTCTGGTGTTGGTGAGAAAGAAGCATATTAAAAAGGCTGACGGTTTGAGATTAGAGATTATCGATCAGATGCAACCTTACCTGTCAAAGCGCGGCGTCATGTACATTATGGGCAGTGCCGAGTTTATGCGTACCATGGCGGCTGGCGATGGCCACCACTTGTTGTGAAGAATCGTTATGGCTTTAACGGTTCGCGAATGGGCCAATCTCAGCATGGTTATCGGTGCCTTTTTACCTTCAACCGGATAGATCGGATTTTGGCTTGTTCAGTCGCAAAACAAATCAAATCGTTTTTTGTTGCCCTGAGTAATGATCACGGTGATTTTTTAATAAGAATATAGGAAGCCGTTCATGGATATAGGATTCGCTACTTTTCAGTATTATCCCTTTGGGGGGTTAGAGAAAAGTATGCACAACATTGCCCGGGAGGTTTTGAGGCGTGGGCATAAGCTCACGTTTTATTGCCATTCCTGGGAGGGGCCTCATCTTTCGGGTGCCAAGATTGAAATAATTCCCGCCAAAGGCTGGACCAATCACGGAAAGATGCTTTCGTTTGTTCGGAAGTTTCAGAAAACAGTTCATAAATGTGAACATGATCTGGTTGTGGGATTTAAGCGGATGCCCGGGCTCGATCTTTACTATAATGGGGATGTCTGTTACCAACATGAAGTCGGTTTAAAATACATCCCATTGCTCAAGCTTGCTCCTCGTTACAAAATTCTGTCTTCCTTTGAAAAAGCGGTTTTTTCCAAGGAAGCGTCCACGCATATCATGTATATTGCGGAACGTGAAAAACGTATCTTTCAGTCCTGCTACGAGACACCCGAGCAGCGATTTCATCCATTGCCGGCAGGAATCGATAAAAAGTCTATTCGGGATGCTAGTTCGTCCGGCCAGCGCACCAGAACGCGTTCCGCTCTGGGGGTGTCCGGGGATTCTTTGGTACTGTTGATGATCGGATCCGATTTTCAACGTAAAGGGGTGGATCGTTCCATGCGTGCGCTGGCCGCACTGCCTGCAGACTTGCGCCAGAATACGCAGCTCTGGGTGGTGGGAAAGGGCGACGCGCGCCCCTTTGCCAAAATGGGGGCAGAGTTGGGTATTGCTGACCAGGTTGTCTTTTTGGGGCCTCGCGACGATGTTCCCCACTTGCTTGCCGCTGCCGATATTTTGTTGCATCCCGCTCTGAGCGAAACTGCCGGCAACGCCATTCTTGAAGGTTTGGTCGCCGGCATTCCGGTCGTTGTCAGTGAAAGTGCCGGATTTAGTGTGCATGTTGCCAGGGCGGATGGGGGCTTGGTCGTATCCGACATACCTTGGCATCAACATTTGCTGGATAAGGCACTTTTGCGACTCGCAAGCGATCAGGAGTTCAGGAAACAACTCGGCCAAAATGGTTGGTATTATGCCGATATCACGGATCTTTACGGCCGCCCGCGGGTGGCCTGCGATATCATTGAGAAACTCGTCAAGGAAAAAGTGCATGCAGATCTGGCTTGCTGATGAATTGCGGCATATGGCGCCACAGGGCCCCAAAGCGACCTTTGATTGGGTTATGGGGCTGGCGGGAGAGAGTGTTCGTCGGATCGAGCGGCGTCACACGTTTCGGGTCGAACTTGGGGGACGGGACTATTTTGTCAAACAACATTACGGATTGACCTGGGCCGATATCGTCGGAGAAGTCATACGTTTGCGGCGTCCGGTTTTGGGCGCTGGCAACGAATATCGTATGACTGCGTTGCTCAACTGTATCGGTATCGACACCGCGCAACTCGTTGCCTTCGGGGTTGATGGTCGCTGGCCTACGACACAGCGCTCCTTTATCATTACCCGTGCCCTGCCTCAGAGTTGTACTCTGAACGAACTGTGCATGCAGTGGAAACAACAACCGTCGGCAAAACTGAAAAGACAATTGATACGTGCGGTGGGTGAGATCGTGGCAAAGATGCACGGTGCCGGGATAAATCATAGGGATCTTTATGTTAATCATTTCCGCTTGCCTCTAAACTGGCTGGAAAATCCCATCGGCGAACCTCCCTTGTTTCTAATGGATCTGCATCGGGCTCAAGAGCATACAGTTCTATCATACCGGTGGCGGGTGAAGGATCTGGCTGCTTTGTTGTTTTCGGTTCTGGGTAAACCGTTATCGAAGCGTGACCACCTGCGTTTTTTACAAACCTATTTCGGTGAACGGTCTTTGTCACGTATATTTGAGGCAAATGGGGGCTTGTTTCGTGCGATTACTGAAAAAGCCGAGGCCATACTGCATCAGCAGGAAAGACGCATCAAACGAAAATCAGCTGCCAATAGGGATGAATAGTTGTGAAATTGTTTATGGTTGAATCGCCGCTTCAACTGATCAATGCGATAGAGGCTCAGCGGCATTTTGGGGTTTCTCCGGATCAGTCCTTGCTGCTTGTTCTGGAGGGCGTGTCGCCTCTGAATCAGCGCCAAACCCTATCTTTGATTCGAGAGTCGGACTGGAGTGAAGTTAAATCGATTGGGTCTGCACAGTCTTTGGTGTCGTTTCTCTCCGCACGCATGTTTTTTCATCGCTGGTTGCATGGGAGGTACGAAAGCATTGACCAAGTCATTATCGGGGATTTCCGCTCCAGATTCATGCGCCACGTGGCGAATACTCTAGGGCAACCCGTGGTTTTGCTCGACGATGGGACGGCGACTCTTGCCGTGGCCGACAGACGTCGGCAGAACGTCACACCCGATGCCAAATATGAACGGGGGTGGCGTCGTTATTTAAATAAACGTCGCCTCTTTGGGTATCGCGATCATGACATTCCCGCACTGACTTTTTTTTCTACCTTTAATTTTCAAGTTCCGGACCAGGATCGGATCGTAAAGCATCGTTATGAGGCTTTACGTCGGGGCATGTCTGTCTGCAAGCGCCAGCCTGTAAGGTATTTTATCGGTTGCCCATTGGTGGAAATGGGGATTGTGAGCGAAAGTCACTACCGGGGATATCTCGAACGGATAGCACAGGATTTCAAAGAAACGATCTGTTACATTCCTCATAGGCGTGAGGATGCTCCGCGCGTTCGTGACCTTGCAACATGTCTCAACTGGCAGGTCAAATCCTTCGATAAGCCTATTGAATTGGTTCTTCTGGAAAAGGGGGAGCTCCCTCTGGGCTTGATCGGACTTTATTCCACCGCATTGGATAATGCTCATACTCTTTTCGGGGAACAGTTGCCGATACACAGTTATGAGATTCCCGTTGAAGACATCCTTAAATCAGAGCGGAAAGTATTTACCGAACGTGTTTACACCTATTATCGCCAGCATTATCTAAGTGACCATTTTCAGATTGTAAACCTCTAGGTGGTGTGTTAGGCATTCATGTCCGATCTGGGCGGTTATGTATGTCTATGACCCTAATAAATGACACCAACTCGGATTTCCGGGAGTTTCAGGAAGGATTTTTATGTTGACACCGAAAGTTATTGCCGAAATAGGCTGCAACCATAAAGGCGATATGGATATCGCCAAGGAGCTGATCGTTGTTGCCGCAACTTTTTGCAAAGCAGACGTTGCCAAGTTTCAAAAGCGCCATAATGTTGAATTGTTGAGCAAGGAAGAATACGATGCTCCGCATCCCAATCCTGCCAATTCCTATGGCTCTACCTATGGAGAACATCGCGAATTTCTGGAATTGTCTTTAGATCAGCATCGGCAACTCAAGAAATGGTGCGAGGAGTTTGGCATCGTTTACAGTACCTCCGTCTGGGATTTGACTTCCGCAAAGGAAATTGCCAGCCTCAATCCCGAATTGATCAAGGTTCCCTCGGCTTGCAATCTGCAATTCAAGATGCTCGAATATCTGTGCGATCATTATAAAGGGGAAATTCACGTATCTTTGGGTATGACTACCCAAGAGGAAGAAGAGCAGATCGTGGCCTTCTTCGAGAAAAAAGGACGTGCTCAAGATCTGGTTCTTTACGGTTGTACATCCGGATATCCCGTGGCCTTTGAAGATATTTGCCTTTATGAAATTACCCGTTTAAAAGAACGCTTCGGCAGTCGGGTCAAGGCCATCGGTTTTTCCGGCCACCATTTGGGGATCGCTGCCGATATTGCCGCACTGCCTCTTGGTGTGCAATGGATCGAGCGGCATTTCACTCTCGACCGCACCTGGAAAGGCACCGATCATGCCGCATCTCTGGAGCCTGATGGGTTACGTAAGCTCGTGCGTGATGTGCGCAATGTCAGTAAAGCTCTTTCCTATAAAAAAGAAGAGATCCTGGATGTTGAAAAAGTTCAGCGTGCAAAATTAAAACGGACTGCGAAGTGATGGAAAAAATTATTGCATTTATCCCGGCCAGGGGAGGCAGTAAGGGGATTCCACGTAAAAATATCAAAAATCTGGCAGGGCGGCCATTAATCTACTGGGTGCTCGATGCCGCTACCCGTTGCGACCTTATCGACAAGGTGTATGTTGCCACGGACGACGCCGAGATTGCCGAGGTGGTCGACCGTTTCGGCAGTGAGCGGGTCGAAGTCGTGTCTCGTGGCAGCGAAACCGCTACCGACACGGCCAGTACCGAATCGGCGATGCTTGAATTTTCACGCCAACGGAATTTCGAGCATATGGTCCTGATTCAGGCTACCTCCCCCCTACTTGAAGCCGGCGACTTGGACAGGGGAATTCGGAAATATCTGAATAATAAGGCCGATGGGTTGGTTTCGGTTGTTCGGCAAAAACGATTTTACTGGCAAGTGGCCGATGAGGGCCGTGCGGTACCGGTTAATTACGATCCCTGCAGTCGGCCGCGCAGGCAGGATTTTGATGGCATACTGGTTGAAAACGGTGCGTTCTATGTCAGCCGAAAGGACAGCTTGTTAAAAAGCGGTTCCAGGCTTTCCGGTCATGTCGTAACGTACGAAATGCCTGAAGCCACCTACTTCGAAATCGATGATGAGGTCGATTGGCAAATTATCGAAGGTATGCTGGCTAATCGCAAAATCAGTGTAACGTCTGAACAAAGCGGCAAATTGAAAAAGGTGAAATTGTTTCTGACGGATGTCGATGGTGTCTTGACCGATGCAGGCATGTATTACGGTGAGAGTGGCGAAGAGTTGAAAAAATTCAATACCCGGGACGGCAAAGGTATTGAGTTGCTCCGAAACCATGGGATCAAGACGGGAATCATTACCAGTGAAGCCACCCGGATTGTGCTTAACCGGGCCAAAAAACTTAAAATGGATTATGTGTTCACCGGGATTAAAGACAAGCTGTCGGTGTTCAATAAATTGCTCCTTGAAACCGGCATAGACGCTTCTGAAACCGCCTATATCGGTGATGACATTAACGATCTTGAGGTGTTGGCTGCTGCCGGCCTCTCTGCTTCACCGGGAGATGGGGTTGCCTCTGTTAAAAGAGTCGTTGATTACGTCTGTGACAAGCGTGGAGGTGAAGGTTGTGTGAGGGAGTTTGTGGAGAAGATTCTTGAATGATATCTTTCCCCAAAAGCTTTCTTGTTGAATTGCACCTGAAACATAATTTTGTATGCGCCCGCAGAAGAATGCTTGTAAATTATGCCGATAAATACATGCTTTCGGTGTTTTTGTTATGGCTTTTGACTGTTCAATGTGTAGGCGCTATTCAGTTTTGATTATTTCTTCGTGCCAAACTCCACGGCCTTGTTTCCGTTATCTTGGCGAAAAGGGATAGTGTGCTTTACCAAAAGAGTTTGTCCAGGGTTTGTCAAGTTATCGATCAAAAATCAGTACATATTCGCCGTCGGCTAACTTTCAATAGTTGGGGCAATGGTTCCACTCAGGAGCACTTACCATGATCGTACCTGTTATTCTCTCCGGCGGTTCGGGTAGTCGGCTCTGGCCTTTGTCCCGCGAAATGTATCCTAAGCAATTTCTCTCCCTGGTTAACGAGAAGTCTATGCTGCAGGATACTGTTACGCGCTTGGGTGATATGGCCGATTTAGCCGCCCCGATGGTGGTTTGTAACGAGAGCCATCGTTTTATTGTGGCCGATCAGATGGCAAACATCGGACATCCGCCCTCTGCCGTTCTGCTCGAACCGATAGGTCGCAATACCGGGCCGGCTGTAGCCCTTGCCGCTATGCATGCCATCGCCGCAGGGGATGATCCTGTTTTGCTGATTCTTCCCGCCGATCATGTCATACAAGACAGTGAAAAATTCTGCGAAACCTTTGCGGCTGCAAAGTCCTACGCGTTGGATGGGAAACTCATAACCTTCGGGGTCGTTCCCACGGTGCCGGAAACCGGTTACGGGTATATCCGGAAGGGCGACCCGGCACAGACAGGCGGTAATGCGGGTCTGGCCTATGACGTTGTAAAATTCCAGGAAAAACCCGATGTTGAAACGGCAAGACGATACCTTGATTGCGGGGATTACCTATGGAACAGCGGAATATTCATGTTTCTTGCC
This DNA window, taken from Syntrophotalea carbinolica DSM 2380, encodes the following:
- the rfaP gene encoding lipopolysaccharide core heptose(I) kinase RfaP, whose translation is MQIWLADELRHMAPQGPKATFDWVMGLAGESVRRIERRHTFRVELGGRDYFVKQHYGLTWADIVGEVIRLRRPVLGAGNEYRMTALLNCIGIDTAQLVAFGVDGRWPTTQRSFIITRALPQSCTLNELCMQWKQQPSAKLKRQLIRAVGEIVAKMHGAGINHRDLYVNHFRLPLNWLENPIGEPPLFLMDLHRAQEHTVLSYRWRVKDLAALLFSVLGKPLSKRDHLRFLQTYFGERSLSRIFEANGGLFRAITEKAEAILHQQERRIKRKSAANRDE
- a CDS encoding ArnT family glycosyltransferase is translated as MMNFTDPPGGFLQPEPDCDKLFRLFFWLVFVGSLLVYGWGIWSVPLLTHNEARRLVVLRELLASGDWLIPTKNGQVYLQKPPLFTWFGAVFALLSASTAEWVLRLPSALSGFGATWLLFYRLKRYIGQWPALFGAAVLVTSYFFSTKARLAEINMLLTVCVFAAIVCLYEYICGGARRYLSLVYGALGLAFLTKGPVALLFFIPPVLIFGLLEKDRRTLKALVYWPGWLVFGLIAFPWYLYVNLYLEGTPMLSVIRSEVSAKVVEVAHQAEPAYYYIRHLLGSFAPWVLLIFYRPMHVFRRIVASKSGRFFGLAALVPLLLFSLFDYKRDKYILPIYPAMAVCLGMVAEHWRMAMAQRGRAWVGRVMVGGTAVLMLVLIGYFGYVEPRAVAYRFESLKPLASRIDSLRGDVPVYYLGEEPIQLIYYYGRPLPEITADKVALWQEQQRPFLVLVRKKHIKKADGLRLEIIDQMQPYLSKRGVMYIMGSAEFMRTMAAGDGHHLL
- a CDS encoding lipid-A-disaccharide synthase N-terminal domain-containing protein, translating into MIKTETAILVLGLAGQALFSMRFIIQWVYSEKRRQSVIPTAFWYFSLGGSLLLLIYALLRRDLVFTLGQSTGFLIYGRNLYFIHKQRKQNAMA
- a CDS encoding N-acetylneuraminate synthase family protein — protein: MLTPKVIAEIGCNHKGDMDIAKELIVVAATFCKADVAKFQKRHNVELLSKEEYDAPHPNPANSYGSTYGEHREFLELSLDQHRQLKKWCEEFGIVYSTSVWDLTSAKEIASLNPELIKVPSACNLQFKMLEYLCDHYKGEIHVSLGMTTQEEEEQIVAFFEKKGRAQDLVLYGCTSGYPVAFEDICLYEITRLKERFGSRVKAIGFSGHHLGIAADIAALPLGVQWIERHFTLDRTWKGTDHAASLEPDGLRKLVRDVRNVSKALSYKKEEILDVEKVQRAKLKRTAK
- a CDS encoding glycosyltransferase family 4 protein, with the translated sequence MDIGFATFQYYPFGGLEKSMHNIAREVLRRGHKLTFYCHSWEGPHLSGAKIEIIPAKGWTNHGKMLSFVRKFQKTVHKCEHDLVVGFKRMPGLDLYYNGDVCYQHEVGLKYIPLLKLAPRYKILSSFEKAVFSKEASTHIMYIAEREKRIFQSCYETPEQRFHPLPAGIDKKSIRDASSSGQRTRTRSALGVSGDSLVLLMIGSDFQRKGVDRSMRALAALPADLRQNTQLWVVGKGDARPFAKMGAELGIADQVVFLGPRDDVPHLLAAADILLHPALSETAGNAILEGLVAGIPVVVSESAGFSVHVARADGGLVVSDIPWHQHLLDKALLRLASDQEFRKQLGQNGWYYADITDLYGRPRVACDIIEKLVKEKVHADLAC